In Candidatus Ancaeobacter aquaticus, a single genomic region encodes these proteins:
- the cmk gene encoding (d)CMP kinase yields the protein MSKGRIIAIDGVSGSGKSTLAKELSKILNFMYLDTGAMYRAITLHVIRKDVDINDEKAVTETAGECDITVEKTSDGMKIFVNGSDVSGEIRKPYVAEHVSQVSRIHGVREYLVECQRKIASDTDIVVEGRDIGTVVFPDADAKLFLDASIDERAQRRCDELMEKNISVTLEEVKNNISQRDTIDSQRECSPLIQAEDAFLINSTNVSIDEKTEIALGFIREKFGLSE from the coding sequence ATGAGTAAAGGTCGCATTATTGCCATTGATGGCGTTTCAGGTTCTGGAAAAAGTACATTAGCTAAAGAATTATCTAAGATTCTTAATTTTATGTATCTTGATACCGGAGCAATGTATCGGGCTATTACTTTGCATGTTATACGTAAAGACGTCGATATTAATGATGAAAAAGCCGTAACTGAAACAGCCGGGGAGTGCGATATAACCGTTGAAAAAACATCTGACGGTATGAAGATCTTTGTAAACGGCAGCGATGTTTCTGGGGAAATCAGAAAACCGTATGTAGCAGAGCATGTCTCTCAGGTTTCACGAATTCATGGTGTGAGAGAATACTTGGTTGAGTGTCAGAGGAAGATCGCTTCTGATACTGATATAGTCGTTGAGGGTAGAGATATCGGGACCGTGGTTTTTCCTGATGCTGATGCTAAGCTATTTCTTGATGCGTCAATTGATGAAAGAGCCCAGAGGCGATGTGATGAATTAATGGAAAAGAATATATCGGTAACCTTAGAGGAAGTTAAGAATAATATTTCCCAGAGAGATACTATTGATAGCCAAAGAGAGTGTTCTCCACTGATACAAGCTGAAGATGCATTTTTGATTAACTCAACAAATGTATCAATCGATGAAAAAACTGAAATAGCACTCGGTTTCATACGAGAGAAATTTGGTCTTAGCGAGTAG
- a CDS encoding anthranilate synthase component I family protein: MNIEKLFSKEQYARYVPAVVELNAGSVSPFDILSSLSGDHPYKALLETVSPNARTGRYSLISWFPHALLSAYGDSIELTIGSECYGYTAHPLYELEKLCGLRKRTSDLPFPFIGGGIGYLSYDLNRYFHAYPDRDVVPTGYPDLFFMFVDSYMIFDHILEKVYCVSLYDPLSNENRQGAQRILDEMVSCYQNCLQVKRSTKKEFVQPKTSLDDIGAYSILGKKKYVDMVRRVKEYIRCGDIYQANVSHRIDFPAHSDGVRLYENLRRINPSPFASYLQCGSFEIISCSPERLCKKENNFIETRPIAGTRPRGISGQEDFVMRSDLLLSEKERAEHIMLVDLARNDIGKIALTGNVEVDEFMVVEKYSHVQHIVSNVRGIIQKNIGLVAFLESLFPCGTITGVPKIRCMEIIDELESVKRGIYTGSLGYISDNGDLDLNVAIRTIVKQHDTFSLQVGAGIVADSDPEMEYYESLHKAHALYEALKATEEIVNDECIHN; this comes from the coding sequence GTGAATATCGAAAAACTATTTTCCAAAGAACAATATGCCAGATATGTTCCTGCTGTTGTCGAATTAAACGCAGGGAGTGTTTCCCCTTTTGATATTTTGAGTTCCCTTAGCGGTGATCATCCTTATAAAGCGCTTCTTGAAACAGTATCTCCAAATGCCCGTACAGGAAGATACTCACTTATTAGCTGGTTCCCTCATGCGCTACTTTCCGCATATGGTGACTCTATTGAGCTTACTATTGGGTCTGAATGTTACGGTTATACAGCCCATCCATTATATGAACTAGAGAAGTTATGTGGGCTGAGAAAACGTACAAGTGACCTTCCTTTTCCTTTTATTGGTGGGGGAATAGGGTACTTATCATATGATCTTAATCGTTACTTTCATGCATATCCCGACAGGGATGTTGTGCCGACGGGGTATCCTGATTTATTTTTTATGTTTGTCGATTCGTATATGATCTTTGATCATATCTTAGAGAAAGTGTACTGCGTATCACTATACGACCCTTTATCAAATGAAAATCGCCAAGGAGCACAGCGTATTCTCGATGAGATGGTGTCGTGTTATCAAAATTGTCTTCAGGTTAAACGATCGACAAAAAAAGAGTTTGTTCAACCTAAAACATCATTAGATGATATCGGCGCTTATTCAATTCTTGGAAAGAAAAAATATGTAGATATGGTCCGTCGTGTAAAAGAATATATTAGATGCGGTGATATATATCAGGCGAATGTGTCTCATAGGATTGATTTTCCCGCACACAGTGATGGTGTACGTTTATACGAAAATCTTCGCAGAATAAATCCGTCGCCTTTTGCATCATATTTGCAGTGCGGTAGTTTTGAGATTATCAGTTGTTCACCTGAAAGACTGTGTAAGAAAGAAAACAACTTTATTGAGACACGCCCTATTGCGGGAACACGTCCCCGAGGTATATCCGGCCAAGAAGATTTTGTGATGAGAAGCGATCTCTTGTTAAGCGAAAAGGAACGTGCGGAACATATAATGCTTGTTGATCTTGCACGTAATGATATCGGAAAAATTGCTTTAACAGGAAATGTTGAAGTGGATGAATTTATGGTTGTTGAAAAATATTCTCATGTACAGCATATTGTTTCAAATGTACGGGGAATAATACAAAAGAATATCGGTTTGGTTGCTTTTCTTGAGTCATTGTTTCCCTGCGGGACAATAACGGGCGTTCCTAAAATACGCTGTATGGAGATAATTGATGAACTTGAATCGGTAAAAAGGGGTATTTATACCGGTTCGTTGGGCTATATATCAGATAATGGAGATCTTGATCTCAATGTTGCTATCCGAACAATAGTAAAACAGCACGATACGTTTTCGCTGCAGGTAGGTGCCGGTATTGTTGCTGATTCGGATCCGGAAATGGAGTATTATGAGTCGTTGCATAAAGCTCACGCATTGTATGAAGCCCTAAAAGCAACAGAAGAAATAGTAAACGATGAGTGTATACACAATTAG
- the ilvE gene encoding branched-chain-amino-acid transaminase: protein MELFVYYNGNFVKASDAHISIYDHSFLYGDGLFETMRSYNGIVYKYDAHMDRFYTGAQRLKINVPHVRSVILKAINILLDRNNLDDAVVRVMLSRGEGSPGIDIDLCPQSTLLITVAPVSEFPEHIYDDGIQLAIVSRLKTPDQTLDSTIKTNNYLNSILARVEAKEKGAQDGILLSMEGYIAECTTSNIFLIKNDEIATPAVETGILKGVARDTIIEIANAFNIVVEERFLMADELYDADECFITNSVKEIVPVVGCDGNEIGNGKVGLVTMNLIKEYKNVINEYIESYAENE from the coding sequence ATGGAACTATTTGTCTATTATAATGGGAATTTTGTTAAAGCATCTGACGCCCATATCTCTATTTATGATCATAGTTTTCTTTACGGTGACGGCTTGTTTGAGACAATGCGTTCTTATAACGGCATTGTGTATAAATATGATGCTCACATGGATAGATTCTATACAGGTGCACAGCGACTTAAGATTAATGTCCCGCATGTGCGAAGCGTCATACTAAAGGCGATAAATATACTGCTTGATAGAAATAATCTTGATGATGCGGTTGTGAGAGTAATGCTTTCGAGGGGGGAGGGTTCTCCCGGGATTGATATCGATTTGTGCCCGCAATCAACGCTCTTGATTACGGTGGCGCCAGTATCAGAATTTCCTGAGCATATATATGACGACGGCATTCAGCTGGCTATTGTATCGCGTTTAAAAACTCCCGATCAAACTCTCGATTCGACTATCAAGACAAATAATTATTTAAATAGTATACTTGCACGTGTTGAGGCAAAAGAAAAAGGTGCCCAAGATGGGATACTGCTGAGTATGGAAGGGTATATTGCTGAATGTACAACAAGCAATATATTCCTCATCAAAAACGATGAGATCGCGACACCGGCTGTTGAGACAGGTATCCTGAAAGGTGTTGCACGAGACACCATAATTGAAATCGCCAATGCGTTTAATATTGTCGTTGAAGAACGTTTTCTAATGGCTGATGAACTGTATGATGCTGATGAATGTTTCATCACTAACAGTGTAAAAGAGATTGTGCCGGTAGTTGGATGTGACGGTAATGAAATTGGAAATGGTAAAGTTGGTCTGGTGACCATGAATCTCATTAAAGAATATAAAAATGTTATTAATGAATATATAGAGAGTTATGCAGAAAACGAATAA
- a CDS encoding lysophospholipid acyltransferase family protein, protein MQKTNKFLYYFVYYSVRIIMKLFFRWKVYGLENIPSQGGFLLAVNHASYFDPVIVGSASSRLIYYLARRSLMKNKFIESILKSVNTIPVARGEYDSQALKEVVDLVKKGSGVLVFPEGTRSKTGNLQKIKNGLGFLAMQSQADILPCYLDGTWHILPKGKKMISLHKVTVSFGKVIPYTEFSHLKAGKEAYQSIAARTESSLLSMREGLTDD, encoded by the coding sequence ATGCAGAAAACGAATAAGTTTCTTTATTATTTTGTTTATTATTCGGTAAGAATAATTATGAAATTATTCTTTAGATGGAAGGTTTATGGACTTGAAAATATCCCTTCTCAGGGAGGTTTTCTTTTGGCCGTGAATCATGCAAGCTATTTTGATCCTGTCATTGTAGGGTCTGCATCCTCTCGATTGATTTATTATCTAGCCCGAAGAAGCCTGATGAAAAATAAGTTTATTGAATCAATATTAAAATCTGTAAATACTATACCAGTTGCTCGAGGAGAATATGATTCTCAAGCATTAAAAGAAGTTGTTGATTTAGTTAAAAAGGGTAGTGGTGTTCTTGTTTTTCCTGAAGGTACACGTTCAAAAACCGGTAATTTACAGAAAATAAAAAACGGATTAGGTTTTTTAGCTATGCAATCACAAGCCGATATACTGCCCTGTTATCTTGATGGGACGTGGCATATATTGCCAAAAGGAAAGAAAATGATCTCATTACATAAAGTAACCGTATCATTTGGGAAGGTTATTCCCTATACAGAGTTTTCACACCTAAAAGCCGGGAAAGAGGCGTATCAGTCAATTGCTGCACGTACTGAAAGTTCATTACTATCTATGAGGGAAGGGCTTACAGATGATTAA
- a CDS encoding PilZ domain-containing protein, with the protein MLNKNIERRIHPRGKADWEFLFAVEIDCRGKKLISEVKDISCGGLMCKVNKKFQLGKEIKIAFLLPNYKKSGLSFNKVSNEGLVIRCESHPEPHDMKCNEIAIAFQNLKKSDKTHINKYVSYVADMEKEMKKKSKKLSCPHVEHECVMTEF; encoded by the coding sequence ATGCTAAACAAAAATATAGAACGTCGAATACATCCTAGAGGAAAAGCTGATTGGGAATTTTTATTCGCAGTCGAAATTGATTGCCGTGGCAAGAAGCTAATCTCAGAAGTAAAAGATATCTCTTGTGGCGGTCTTATGTGTAAAGTGAATAAGAAATTCCAGCTTGGAAAAGAAATAAAGATTGCATTTCTCCTACCAAATTACAAAAAGAGCGGGTTGTCATTTAATAAAGTTTCTAATGAGGGCCTTGTTATTCGATGTGAAAGTCACCCTGAACCCCATGATATGAAGTGTAATGAGATCGCGATTGCTTTTCAAAACCTAAAGAAAAGCGATAAAACACATATCAACAAATATGTTAGTTACGTTGCTGATATGGAAAAAGAAATGAAAAAGAAATCTAAAAAGTTGTCATGCCCTCATGTTGAACATGAATGTGTGATGACAGAATTCTAA
- the ispH gene encoding 4-hydroxy-3-methylbut-2-enyl diphosphate reductase: MNDQRSTMNGIDMNVIVAKSAGFCMGVRRAVNNVLNLTTVEENKKICVLGPLIHNKQVNDMLRKKHVMIANSIDDISGEICVIRTHGISPQKKDELIKRNVEIFDATCPRVLKVQNVIKKHAEKGYFIIIVGDKGHAEVEGLLGFTNENGMVVDAVDRINEIPSHVQKICVVAQTTQNYETFKKIELLLKEKYSDCVVFDTICGSTSERQQEVIEMAGIVDAIAIVGGSESANTMRLVEISRSTGVPTYHVETHNDINKKDFSVFQKIGVSAGASTPNITVHQVAECLRSIEK; this comes from the coding sequence ATGAACGATCAACGATCAACAATGAACGGTATTGATATGAATGTTATAGTTGCAAAGAGTGCAGGCTTTTGCATGGGTGTGCGTCGAGCAGTAAACAACGTGCTTAATTTAACTACGGTTGAAGAAAATAAAAAAATATGTGTGCTTGGTCCCTTAATACATAATAAGCAGGTAAATGATATGTTGAGAAAAAAACATGTTATGATTGCCAATAGCATTGATGATATCTCAGGTGAAATATGTGTTATAAGAACACATGGAATCAGTCCCCAAAAGAAAGATGAGCTCATAAAAAGAAATGTTGAGATATTTGATGCAACGTGTCCCCGCGTTTTGAAGGTTCAAAATGTTATCAAAAAACATGCGGAGAAAGGATATTTTATTATTATTGTCGGAGATAAGGGGCATGCAGAGGTAGAGGGTTTGCTCGGTTTTACGAATGAGAACGGTATGGTTGTTGATGCTGTTGATCGAATTAATGAAATACCTTCTCATGTCCAGAAGATATGCGTTGTTGCGCAAACAACACAGAATTATGAAACATTTAAAAAAATTGAATTGCTTCTCAAGGAAAAATATAGTGACTGTGTGGTGTTTGATACAATTTGCGGATCAACATCTGAGCGACAGCAAGAAGTTATTGAAATGGCCGGCATTGTAGATGCAATCGCTATCGTTGGTGGTAGTGAAAGCGCAAACACTATGCGCCTTGTAGAAATTTCCCGATCAACAGGTGTTCCGACATATCATGTGGAAACACATAATGATATTAATAAAAAAGATTTTTCTGTTTTTCAAAAGATAGGCGTATCTGCAGGTGCTTCAACCCCTAATATTACTGTGCATCAAGTAGCCGAATGTCTCCGGAGTATAGAGAAATGA
- a CDS encoding methylated-DNA--[protein]-cysteine S-methyltransferase: MHTQMGNFICVYSQKGIRQLIFPARNEILCHIPENTCIKKTATPLFLKDLKEDIDSYFQGKKLHFTYQVDLSQGTQFQISVWKIIKDIPYGEYITYKDIAHRLNREKSWRAIGNACGKNPVPLIIPCHRVIRSDGALGGFSSGLSWKKRLLSIEKSI, from the coding sequence ATGCACACGCAGATGGGAAATTTTATATGTGTGTATTCCCAAAAGGGTATACGCCAACTTATTTTTCCCGCACGTAATGAGATTTTGTGTCACATACCTGAGAACACATGTATTAAAAAAACAGCAACGCCTTTATTTCTGAAAGATCTTAAAGAAGACATCGATTCATATTTTCAGGGTAAAAAACTGCATTTTACCTATCAAGTTGATCTATCGCAGGGAACACAGTTCCAAATATCTGTCTGGAAGATCATTAAAGATATCCCTTATGGTGAATATATTACCTACAAAGATATTGCCCACCGATTGAATAGAGAAAAATCATGGAGGGCTATAGGTAACGCCTGTGGAAAAAATCCCGTGCCGCTTATTATTCCTTGCCATAGGGTGATTAGATCAGATGGCGCCTTAGGCGGTTTTTCGAGCGGACTGTCATGGAAAAAGAGGCTTTTATCGATTGAGAAATCAATATAA
- a CDS encoding FGGY family carbohydrate kinase, producing MSKSKTKQMKYFLSVQLNTNRIESVVFDQDGEVTGRAYNEIPEYYPEEGWIEASTSEIWRSTTNTITEALSKGGVYFDEIIAIGIANQKNTVVVWDKRTGEAVHNVIGSRCDRAQKICNDLEKKKLNNEIKKRTGLNLSPEHAGLKLKWIIDHEKGVKSRALKGELLFGDLGSWLLWKITDGKSHLTDMTNASYSMLFNIKTQVWDKYIIKKLGIPVEVLPCVKPSSYLYGQTERYGNFIEGIPVGALAASDQAALIGLGCVNRGMVRVDFSEGSSFIMNIAGSKKITKDNFNTIMSCSKDKNSLFTLQGAITSSGVNLEWLRDNLKMINSLNETDGISDRVDSTNGLYVVPAYEDSKRNIYGNKSFYGTIVGLGRNATKDHLVKATLESLAYQTRDMLDVISKSAGIKYKEITVDGNKSRNNSLMQFLADILAVKINVPSILENAAFGVVFLAGLSTKNFKKIEDIKKYVKKEKVFVPRMSPNERKKCLKGWEKALKFVISYN from the coding sequence ATGAGTAAATCTAAAACAAAGCAAATGAAGTATTTTCTTTCTGTACAATTAAACACAAATAGAATTGAGTCAGTTGTCTTTGATCAGGATGGAGAAGTTACTGGTCGCGCATACAATGAAATTCCGGAATATTATCCTGAAGAAGGATGGATCGAGGCAAGTACGAGTGAAATATGGCGTTCAACGACAAATACGATAACTGAAGCTCTCTCAAAAGGTGGTGTGTATTTTGATGAGATTATCGCAATTGGTATCGCGAACCAGAAAAACACAGTTGTAGTTTGGGATAAGAGAACCGGTGAAGCTGTACACAATGTTATTGGATCGCGATGTGATAGAGCACAAAAAATATGCAATGATTTAGAAAAAAAGAAGCTTAATAATGAAATTAAAAAACGAACAGGACTTAATCTTTCACCTGAACACGCAGGATTGAAATTGAAATGGATTATTGATCACGAAAAAGGGGTGAAAAGCCGTGCTTTGAAAGGGGAATTGCTTTTTGGCGATCTTGGAAGCTGGTTGCTTTGGAAAATTACTGATGGCAAATCACATCTGACTGACATGACAAATGCTTCATACTCAATGCTGTTTAATATAAAAACGCAAGTATGGGATAAATATATAATAAAAAAACTGGGCATTCCCGTGGAAGTACTTCCTTGTGTGAAACCCTCAAGTTATCTATACGGACAGACTGAACGATACGGTAATTTCATTGAAGGGATACCTGTTGGGGCGCTTGCAGCAAGTGACCAAGCTGCACTTATTGGATTGGGGTGTGTTAACCGAGGGATGGTAAGAGTGGACTTTAGCGAAGGGTCATCGTTCATTATGAATATTGCCGGCAGCAAGAAAATTACTAAAGACAATTTTAATACAATCATGAGTTGTTCAAAAGATAAGAATTCTCTCTTTACTTTACAGGGTGCTATTACCTCATCTGGTGTTAACCTTGAGTGGCTAAGGGATAATTTAAAAATGATCAATTCACTTAATGAAACTGATGGTATCAGTGATCGGGTAGATAGCACCAATGGTTTGTATGTTGTGCCTGCATATGAAGATTCGAAGAGGAATATTTATGGTAATAAATCATTTTATGGCACGATTGTCGGGTTAGGAAGAAATGCGACAAAAGATCATCTTGTAAAAGCAACACTTGAGTCATTGGCTTACCAGACAAGAGATATGCTTGATGTTATATCAAAATCTGCTGGAATAAAATATAAGGAAATAACAGTCGATGGTAATAAAAGCAGGAATAATTCTCTTATGCAGTTTCTCGCCGATATTCTAGCGGTAAAAATTAACGTGCCAAGCATACTTGAAAATGCCGCGTTTGGGGTGGTGTTTTTGGCGGGTCTTTCTACTAAAAACTTTAAGAAGATTGAAGATATTAAAAAATATGTGAAGAAGGAAAAAGTATTTGTTCCTCGTATGTCACCAAATGAGAGAAAAAAATGTTTAAAAGGTTGGGAGAAGGCTCTCAAGTTTGTTATTTCTTATAATTAG
- a CDS encoding YicC/YloC family endoribonuclease — protein sequence MIKSMTGYGQSNVRTKCGKVFIQIQSVNRKHLEININVPRDILQLENDLRKEIEAHIERGKINVYVYFERSPSYTKTLNINYTVAQKYVDCCNSLKKKFKLKGDIDISALVSSKDVLSYNEIRIDSTTLAKPLKNAMRKSLLSLNQMRSVEGKALETDLKKRLKAIKNDLEIIKKITPRTVNEYERKLRKRIKKYAQDKKIDEQISKEAALFADKVDVSEEIVRLQSHLGQFLSMLRMKKPVGKTLDFIVQEMIRESNTIGSKANSVKTSQRVIRIKGEIEKLREQIQNIE from the coding sequence ATGATTAAAAGTATGACCGGATACGGGCAATCAAATGTACGCACAAAATGCGGGAAGGTTTTTATCCAGATCCAAAGTGTAAACAGGAAACATCTGGAGATTAATATAAATGTCCCGCGCGATATATTGCAGCTTGAGAATGATTTGCGTAAAGAGATTGAAGCACATATTGAACGCGGTAAGATTAATGTATATGTTTATTTTGAGAGATCTCCTTCTTACACTAAAACACTCAACATAAATTATACTGTTGCTCAGAAATATGTTGATTGTTGCAATTCCTTGAAAAAGAAATTTAAGTTAAAAGGGGATATAGATATCTCCGCATTGGTATCATCAAAAGATGTTCTCAGCTACAATGAAATACGCATTGACTCAACTACTCTTGCTAAACCATTGAAGAATGCTATGCGAAAATCTCTATTGAGCCTTAATCAGATGAGGAGTGTTGAAGGAAAAGCATTAGAGACTGATCTTAAGAAACGTCTCAAGGCAATAAAGAATGACTTAGAAATAATAAAGAAAATCACTCCGCGAACCGTTAATGAGTATGAGCGAAAATTAAGAAAACGAATAAAGAAATATGCACAGGATAAAAAGATAGATGAGCAGATATCTAAAGAAGCGGCGCTTTTTGCCGATAAGGTTGATGTCTCAGAGGAAATAGTGCGTTTGCAAAGCCATTTAGGGCAGTTTCTTTCAATGCTAAGAATGAAAAAGCCAGTTGGAAAAACGCTGGATTTTATAGTTCAGGAAATGATCAGAGAATCAAATACCATAGGTTCTAAAGCCAATAGCGTTAAAACGTCGCAGAGAGTAATACGTATTAAAGGCGAAATAGAAAAACTCAGAGAACAAATCCAAAATATTGAATAG
- the gmk gene encoding guanylate kinase, producing MGRTSVDSDAKKGLLMIISAPSGAGKSTLIRELRKTLPDLEYSISYTTRSQRRGEKDGVDYIFISKQEFEEAISRGELLEYAIVFDHYYGTKVSSVVDSINEGKDILLDVDIQGALQIKHKYDGIFIFIIPPSLKVLENRLRKRNTDSEQEIEKRIHRAKEEIANFVNYDYVVYNDTITDSIHELKNIICAEKCRTKHNKNILSEFGIK from the coding sequence GTGGGTAGGACTTCTGTAGATTCTGATGCAAAGAAGGGTTTATTAATGATTATCTCAGCCCCTTCCGGAGCAGGTAAATCAACCTTAATTAGAGAGCTCCGAAAAACATTGCCTGATTTAGAATACTCTATCTCATATACGACAAGATCCCAGCGTCGAGGAGAAAAAGATGGAGTGGATTATATATTTATTTCAAAACAGGAATTTGAAGAAGCAATATCTCGAGGTGAACTGCTTGAGTACGCTATCGTCTTTGATCATTACTATGGAACGAAAGTAAGCTCGGTTGTAGATTCTATCAATGAAGGCAAAGACATCTTGCTAGATGTTGATATTCAAGGGGCACTTCAGATTAAACATAAGTATGATGGAATATTTATTTTTATTATTCCGCCATCACTGAAGGTTCTTGAAAACAGACTCAGAAAAAGAAATACCGATAGTGAGCAGGAAATCGAAAAAAGGATTCATCGGGCGAAGGAAGAAATTGCCAATTTTGTAAATTATGATTATGTTGTATATAATGATACAATAACAGATTCAATACACGAATTAAAAAATATTATTTGTGCGGAAAAATGTAGGACAAAACATAATAAAAATATCTTAAGTGAATTTGGGATAAAATAG
- the rpoZ gene encoding DNA-directed RNA polymerase subunit omega yields the protein MRTVTNESIIKGKSMNIYKTVVLISLRARQLAMGAKPMIETKHTNQTLIALEEIKQGKLKYNIKS from the coding sequence ATGAGAACAGTAACAAATGAGAGTATTATTAAGGGTAAAAGTATGAATATTTATAAAACAGTTGTATTGATTTCATTGCGGGCACGTCAGCTTGCAATGGGTGCAAAACCAATGATAGAAACAAAACACACCAATCAAACCTTGATTGCACTTGAAGAAATAAAACAAGGTAAGCTTAAATATAATATTAAATCATAA
- the coaBC gene encoding bifunctional phosphopantothenoylcysteine decarboxylase/phosphopantothenate--cysteine ligase CoaBC, with protein MASSLFKDKNIILGVTGSVACYKACYLASSLTQLGASVYVIMTRSACEFVCPLTFQALTGKFVSVNMFDPGEYSSVEHVHLAEEADLVLIAPASANTIGKCASGIADDMLSATFMATKAPVIIAPTMNSGMYDSPIVQENIHKLETHGVLCVGPEKGYLACGHVGLGRMSEPDTIINKVEDVLKKEKLAH; from the coding sequence ATGGCTTCCTCATTGTTTAAAGATAAGAATATTATTCTTGGTGTGACAGGTTCAGTCGCTTGTTACAAGGCATGTTATTTAGCAAGTTCGCTTACCCAGCTTGGAGCAAGCGTATATGTGATTATGACAAGATCTGCGTGTGAATTTGTTTGTCCTCTTACATTCCAAGCGCTTACCGGGAAGTTTGTTTCGGTGAACATGTTCGATCCCGGAGAATATAGCTCAGTAGAACACGTGCATCTTGCTGAAGAAGCAGATCTGGTTCTTATTGCTCCTGCCTCAGCAAATACTATCGGTAAATGTGCTTCCGGTATAGCTGATGATATGCTGAGCGCTACATTTATGGCAACAAAGGCACCGGTAATTATTGCTCCTACTATGAATAGTGGTATGTATGATAGTCCGATTGTTCAGGAAAATATTCATAAGCTTGAGACACATGGGGTTCTGTGCGTGGGGCCTGAAAAAGGATATCTTGCATGCGGTCATGTAGGGCTGGGAAGAATGAGTGAGCCGGACACAATTATTAATAAAGTGGAAGACGTCTTAAAAAAAGAAAAATTAGCGCACTAA
- a CDS encoding phosphopantothenoylcysteine decarboxylase, with protein MKFLVTAGPTIEYIDPVRFISNPSSGKMGYALARTAQKLGHDVLLITGPTHIKKPSKIKTVEVTSAREMKNAVLENIEKKDIVIMTAAVSDFRPLKRSTRKIKKDSTHMMSLPLARNTDILRLLGRRKHSYYLVGFAAETDTIIGNALIKLKEKKLDMIIANKVGGSGSGFATDFNEAYGITQKEEVKEYGLLTKEQLAKKIIQDILFEFNNKVGSR; from the coding sequence ATGAAATTTCTTGTCACTGCCGGACCAACCATCGAATATATAGATCCTGTTCGTTTTATATCAAATCCATCTTCAGGTAAAATGGGGTATGCGTTAGCGCGCACAGCTCAGAAATTAGGGCATGACGTTTTACTTATCACGGGACCAACACATATAAAAAAACCGAGTAAGATAAAAACGGTAGAGGTAACCTCTGCGCGTGAAATGAAAAACGCAGTTCTCGAAAACATAGAAAAAAAAGATATTGTTATAATGACTGCGGCAGTGTCAGATTTCAGGCCGTTGAAGCGATCAACTCGAAAAATTAAAAAAGATTCTACGCATATGATGTCGTTACCGCTTGCAAGGAATACCGACATATTGAGACTGTTAGGCAGGCGAAAACATTCATATTATCTCGTTGGGTTTGCCGCAGAGACGGATACTATTATTGGGAATGCTCTGATCAAATTAAAAGAGAAGAAACTGGATATGATCATTGCAAACAAAGTAGGTGGCAGCGGTAGTGGCTTTGCTACCGATTTTAACGAGGCATATGGCATTACGCAAAAAGAAGAGGTTAAAGAATACGGCCTACTTACAAAAGAACAACTTGCAAAAAAAATAATACAAGACATACTTTTTGAGTTTAACAATAAAGTAGGCAGTAGATAA